The following nucleotide sequence is from Flavimarina sp. Hel_I_48.
ATAGTGCCCCTTGATTTAATAAGTTCATCGGCGAATTTTCTGGATCAGATGAATGGGGTTGACCCTCCAGGTGGCATCTACAATCATATTTCTGGAACTGATCTCATAAAACATGCTGATGGTGACTATTACGTTCTGGAAGATAATATACGTTGTCCTTCTGGTGTGAGTTATGTCATTTGTAACAGAACGGCTTTAAAACGGGCTTTATTCGGTGTTTTTAATCATTATCAGGCGCATACGGTAACTAATTATGGTGAAAACCTGCTGGAAATCCTGGAAACGGTAAAACCCAATGGTGTTGATGAACCTAATTGTGTTGTGATCACACCGGGAGTCTACAATTCGGCTTATTATGAGCATTCGTACCTGGCGAAATCCATGGGCGTAGAACTGGTTGAAGGACGGGATTTGTTTGTAGAACATGATTTCGTTTACATGAAAACCATTAGAGGACCACAGAAGGTAGATGTCATTTACAGAAGGATTGATGATCAATTTCTCGATCCGCTAGAGTTCAAACCCGACAGTGCACTGGGGGTTCCCGGTTTGTTTTCGGCTTATAAAAAAGGAAATGTTTGCCTGGTCAATGCCCCCGGGACCGGCGTCGCAGATGACAAAGCTGTCTATACGTATATGCCAGAGATCATAAAATATTATCTGGATGAGGAACCTATTCTTAACAATGTGCATACTTATCATTGCAGCCGTCCTGACGAACTAAAATATGTGCTGGAAAATATTGACAAACTCGTTATTAAACCGGTTGATGAAGCCGGTGGTTATGGTATTTCCATAGGAAATAAATTAACCAAGGAAGAAATCGAGAAAGTAAAAGTCACCATACAGGCAAGCCCCAGAAAATATATCGCCCAGCCTATTATGGCGCTTTCCGTTCATGCAACATATATAGAAGACACTAATTCTTTTGAACCCCGGCACGTAGACCTGCGTACATTTACATTACTTGGTAAGGACAAAGAATTTGTACTCAAGGGCGGTCTTACCCGTGTCGCGCTTCAGCGGGGCAACCTTGTGGTAAATTCATCCCAGGGAGGCGGTTCTAAAGATACCTGGGTGCTAAAATAAATCCCCCTAACCCCAAAGGGGGAGATGACTTATGCAATGCACGGTCCCAAACAAACATTCGATCAAAAGAAAAAAATATTATTAATCCATTTTCCCTACGAGAAACTCTGCGCCCGTGTAAGAGTTCGCCCTTCGGGGGCTAGGGGATAACATTAAATTTATGCTAGCAAGAGTTGCCAATAACCTATTCTGGATGGGTCGTTACATAGAACGTGCAGAACATGTGGCCCGTTACCTCAACGTGAATTATTTTTCATCCCTTGATGCCCCCAATGCACTTTCCCAATCCCGCCAACATGTTTTGCGTTCGATGCTTTTTATGGCAGATGATGCCGTTGCCGAAAATGTAGAACTTAGTGAAGAGGACGTGCTTTTTGACATTGCTTTAAATGATGAAAAAGCCTATTCTATCATTAATTGTGTGAAAATTGCCCGAGAAAACGCAAATAGCGCAAGAGACCTCATCTCTACCGAATTATACGAAGCCATCAATAAATTTTACCATTACGTCCTCAATTACGATACAGCTTATTTTAAAAACAAGGGACTTTACGATTTTACGGTAAACGTAGCAGAATTTACAGCCGTCCTTCGCGGGAAAATCCGTGGGACTTTACTTCATGACCGGGTCTACGCCATTATCATGCTTGGCATCAACATAGAGCGATCTACGCAAATCGTGCGGATTATCCACGCCAAATATATGGATGCCAAACAAGCGAAAGGCAGTTATGGCGACCAGTTCAAGCACAGTTATGAATGGACTACTTTGCTAAAATGTGTAGAATCCTATGATATGAACCGTAGGTTTTACAGGCAGACCCCTACCAGTTTTACGACTTTGGAATTTCTGATTCTCAATCCGCAGTGTCCACGTTCTGTCATGAACAGTATCAATCAGGTAGCGGAGCATATCAATACCTTGAACGAGGATAAATTCCCTGCAAAGGATTCTGCTGCCTTTCTTATAGGAAAAACCCAGGCAGAGTACAGGTTTAAATCCATTGACACGATTGAGGGTGATGTTTCTGAGTTTATAGAGGAGATTTTAGATTGTCTATGGCTAATGGCTCAAAAGATTGAAAAAGAGTACTTTAATTATTAAAAATGGTATAAAATAGGCTGTTTTTAGACTAAAATGACTGTTTTCTAATGTTCAA
It contains:
- a CDS encoding circularly permuted type 2 ATP-grasp protein, giving the protein MPDTPYPIFSSYQKDHRFYDEIFNQDGKVKEIYKTLFDLYSGHSVQDFVNLNDKAKSSFFNQGITFQVYGEQEIKEKIFPFDLFPRIIDSKEWDHIERGVLQRSKALNLFLWDLYHDKKIIKQGIVPLDLISSSANFLDQMNGVDPPGGIYNHISGTDLIKHADGDYYVLEDNIRCPSGVSYVICNRTALKRALFGVFNHYQAHTVTNYGENLLEILETVKPNGVDEPNCVVITPGVYNSAYYEHSYLAKSMGVELVEGRDLFVEHDFVYMKTIRGPQKVDVIYRRIDDQFLDPLEFKPDSALGVPGLFSAYKKGNVCLVNAPGTGVADDKAVYTYMPEIIKYYLDEEPILNNVHTYHCSRPDELKYVLENIDKLVIKPVDEAGGYGISIGNKLTKEEIEKVKVTIQASPRKYIAQPIMALSVHATYIEDTNSFEPRHVDLRTFTLLGKDKEFVLKGGLTRVALQRGNLVVNSSQGGGSKDTWVLK
- a CDS encoding alpha-E domain-containing protein, whose translation is MLARVANNLFWMGRYIERAEHVARYLNVNYFSSLDAPNALSQSRQHVLRSMLFMADDAVAENVELSEEDVLFDIALNDEKAYSIINCVKIARENANSARDLISTELYEAINKFYHYVLNYDTAYFKNKGLYDFTVNVAEFTAVLRGKIRGTLLHDRVYAIIMLGINIERSTQIVRIIHAKYMDAKQAKGSYGDQFKHSYEWTTLLKCVESYDMNRRFYRQTPTSFTTLEFLILNPQCPRSVMNSINQVAEHINTLNEDKFPAKDSAAFLIGKTQAEYRFKSIDTIEGDVSEFIEEILDCLWLMAQKIEKEYFNY